Proteins encoded within one genomic window of Nakamurella alba:
- a CDS encoding NAD-dependent epimerase/dehydratase family protein, producing the protein MTGASGNIGSAVLADLARHPDIRVTAVARRLPDRVPPFDSADWVPLDLTATGAVDELTARLQGVSAIVNLVWGFQPMSDEKRLADVGVGSLRTVLAAAQRAGVGHVVQFSSVGAYAPPSVPGAAVDENWPTTGVPSSEYSRHKVAAEELMDEHDGRGDGPLLTRIRPGLVMQRSAASALLRYGAPAWFPRWALDLLFVLPLAPGLQVPVVYARDVAAAVSQVVLRGAGGAFNLAAPTPLTDELLASALHAARIPVPLPALRALVDVSYRLRLQRVEPGWLDLAYGAPLLDTSRAAQELDWAPTRDADQILRELISGLRDGASGPSPVLRPRTVAGELRDRQRSGAITRRRES; encoded by the coding sequence GTGACCGGTGCGTCCGGCAACATCGGCTCGGCGGTCCTGGCGGACCTTGCCCGGCACCCCGACATCAGGGTGACCGCGGTCGCCCGCCGGCTGCCCGACCGGGTACCGCCGTTCGACTCCGCGGACTGGGTTCCGCTCGATCTGACCGCCACCGGCGCCGTCGACGAACTGACAGCTCGGCTGCAGGGTGTGTCGGCGATCGTCAACCTGGTGTGGGGCTTCCAGCCGATGAGCGACGAGAAGCGGCTGGCGGATGTGGGCGTGGGATCGCTGCGCACCGTACTGGCGGCGGCGCAGCGTGCCGGCGTGGGGCACGTGGTGCAGTTCTCCTCGGTCGGCGCCTACGCGCCGCCGTCGGTCCCCGGCGCCGCGGTGGACGAGAACTGGCCGACCACCGGCGTTCCGAGTTCCGAGTACAGCCGGCACAAGGTGGCCGCCGAGGAGTTGATGGACGAGCATGACGGCCGCGGCGACGGGCCGTTGCTGACCCGGATCCGTCCGGGGCTGGTGATGCAGCGGTCGGCCGCCTCCGCCCTGCTCCGGTACGGCGCACCGGCCTGGTTTCCGCGCTGGGCACTGGACCTGCTGTTCGTCCTGCCGCTGGCCCCTGGGCTGCAGGTGCCGGTGGTGTATGCGCGGGATGTGGCCGCGGCCGTGTCGCAGGTGGTGCTCCGGGGCGCTGGTGGGGCCTTCAACCTGGCCGCACCGACACCGCTGACGGACGAACTGCTGGCCTCGGCATTGCATGCCGCGCGCATCCCGGTGCCGCTGCCCGCGCTGCGCGCCCTGGTCGACGTCAGCTACCGGCTGCGCCTGCAGCGCGTCGAGCCGGGGTGGCTCGATCTCGCCTACGGCGCGCCGCTGCTCGACACCAGCCGTGCGGCACAGGAACTCGACTGGGCGCCGACCAGGGACGCCGACCAGATCCTGCGCGAACTGATCTCCGGGCTCCGCGACGGTGCGTCCGGGCCGAGCCCGGTGCTACGGCCACGCACGGTGGCCGGCGAACTCCGGGACCGGCAGCGATCCGGGGCCATCACCCGGCGGCGGGAGTCCTGA
- a CDS encoding DUF1295 domain-containing protein has product MGVDLKNLRRVAVASAAVTTVLQSATAVIALKKDRRDYADGVWGPGLAAIAITSAALGSGNRLRRWSLAAAVTAWSVRLERQMLSRLGRHDEEDPRYTEFLEGASTAGVVGKVFVTQGLSQLLVSAPVQVAAACGLPRSARRWLFPVGIAVMAGGAIIEALADQQKDRFQQRDDDDKPDVLDTGLWGWSRHPNYFGDSLVWDGAFVAAAASAPATWTIPAPALMSYLLVYATGAKRTERRMQSRPGYRDYQRRVSLFFPWPPTGD; this is encoded by the coding sequence ATGGGTGTTGATCTGAAGAATCTGCGGCGGGTGGCCGTGGCGAGCGCCGCGGTGACCACGGTGCTGCAGTCGGCCACGGCCGTCATCGCGCTGAAGAAGGATCGTCGGGACTACGCCGACGGAGTCTGGGGTCCCGGGCTGGCGGCCATCGCGATCACCAGCGCGGCGCTGGGCAGCGGGAACCGGCTGCGCCGCTGGTCGCTGGCCGCGGCGGTCACGGCCTGGTCGGTACGGCTGGAACGGCAGATGCTGAGCCGGTTGGGCCGGCACGACGAGGAGGACCCGCGCTACACGGAGTTCCTGGAGGGCGCCTCGACCGCCGGTGTGGTCGGCAAGGTGTTCGTGACGCAGGGGTTGTCCCAGCTGTTGGTGTCGGCTCCGGTGCAGGTCGCGGCCGCGTGCGGGCTGCCCAGGTCGGCGCGTCGGTGGCTGTTCCCGGTGGGGATCGCGGTGATGGCCGGCGGCGCCATCATCGAGGCGCTGGCAGATCAGCAGAAGGACCGATTCCAGCAACGTGACGACGACGACAAGCCGGACGTGCTCGACACCGGGCTGTGGGGATGGTCGCGGCATCCCAACTACTTCGGCGACTCGCTGGTGTGGGACGGCGCTTTCGTGGCCGCCGCGGCGTCGGCCCCGGCGACCTGGACGATCCCGGCCCCGGCGCTGATGAGCTACCTGCTGGTGTACGCCACCGGCGCGAAGCGCACGGAACGCCGGATGCAGAGCCGGCCCGGCTACCGCGACTACCAGCGCCGGGTCTCGTTGTTCTTCCCGTGGCCACCGACGGGGGACTGA